In Halorientalis sp. LT38, a genomic segment contains:
- a CDS encoding KEOPS complex subunit Pcc1 has protein sequence MARAHDAVLEFSFEDESRARIVEASVRPEVGAIAGDRTEAALDRDGSTVTVTVGADDLVALRAGINTWATLVGVGEAADAAAMSSA, from the coding sequence GTGGCCCGCGCCCACGACGCCGTCCTCGAGTTTTCTTTCGAGGACGAATCTCGCGCCCGGATCGTCGAGGCCAGCGTCCGCCCCGAGGTCGGCGCGATCGCTGGCGACCGAACCGAGGCCGCCCTCGACCGCGACGGATCGACGGTGACGGTGACGGTCGGAGCCGACGATCTGGTCGCGCTCCGGGCCGGGATCAACACCTGGGCGACGCTCGTCGGCGTCGGCGAGGCCGCCGACGCGGCCGCCATGTCCTCGGCCTGA
- a CDS encoding DNA-directed RNA polymerase subunit P, with translation MSYKCSRCKRDVELDEYGGVRCPYCGHRVLLKERSRDVKEVDVN, from the coding sequence ATGAGCTACAAGTGTTCCCGCTGTAAGCGCGACGTCGAACTGGACGAGTACGGCGGCGTGCGCTGTCCGTACTGCGGCCACCGCGTCCTGCTGAAAGAGCGGAGCCGCGACGTCAAGGAAGTCGACGTCAACTAG
- a CDS encoding 50S ribosomal protein L37ae, which produces MAKDKARTGSAGRFGARYGRVARRRVADIEDDMNDDHECPECGQDGVERQGTGIWECGRCGYKFAGGTYRPETPGGKTVTRSIRAALADDEE; this is translated from the coding sequence ATGGCCAAAGACAAGGCACGAACGGGGAGCGCCGGCCGGTTCGGCGCTCGCTACGGCCGCGTCGCTCGCCGCCGCGTCGCGGACATCGAGGACGACATGAACGACGACCACGAGTGCCCCGAATGCGGGCAGGACGGCGTCGAGCGCCAGGGCACCGGCATCTGGGAGTGCGGTCGCTGCGGCTACAAGTTCGCCGGCGGCACGTACCGCCCGGAGACCCCCGGCGGCAAGACGGTCACGCGCTCGATCCGCGCGGCGCTGGCCGACGACGAAGAATGA
- a CDS encoding DUF2103 domain-containing protein produces MECRQCAADLARPGDYCLVCRTGNADTVVLELARDRATVTTLLEDEVVGQRTITTTPEAEDGETDVIELRNFAGLIADEIRRKRPEEVYATGDRTVLRAVRGEVHYEFYRVPDEDPVSAVVERKGRPALEVVEASTADILGGSHTTLIGERAGQRAIETVAGHPHVKKIIPGPIDASGSGSRGGVRAKATRADANGNVRLLIRDGSSVQENRVVTTAGDRELGERVRADLNEALDEAGLRE; encoded by the coding sequence ATGGAGTGCCGGCAGTGCGCCGCTGACCTCGCGCGACCGGGCGATTACTGCCTGGTCTGCCGGACGGGCAACGCCGACACCGTGGTCCTCGAGCTCGCCCGGGATCGGGCGACGGTGACGACGCTGCTCGAAGACGAGGTCGTCGGCCAGCGGACGATCACGACGACGCCGGAGGCCGAAGACGGCGAGACGGACGTGATCGAGCTGCGCAACTTCGCCGGCCTGATCGCAGACGAGATCCGCCGCAAACGCCCGGAAGAGGTGTACGCGACGGGCGATCGAACCGTGCTCCGGGCGGTCCGCGGCGAGGTCCACTACGAGTTCTACCGCGTCCCCGACGAGGACCCGGTCTCGGCCGTCGTCGAGCGGAAGGGCCGGCCAGCCCTGGAGGTCGTCGAGGCCTCGACGGCCGACATCCTCGGCGGTTCCCACACCACGCTGATCGGTGAGCGGGCGGGCCAGCGGGCCATCGAGACGGTCGCGGGCCACCCCCACGTCAAGAAGATCATCCCGGGTCCCATCGACGCGAGCGGGTCGGGATCGCGGGGCGGCGTCCGGGCGAAGGCCACGCGGGCCGACGCGAACGGGAACGTCCGCCTGCTGATCCGCGACGGCTCGAGCGTCCAGGAGAACCGGGTGGTCACGACCGCTGGCGACCGCGAGCTGGGCGAACGGGTCCGGGCGGACCTCAACGAGGCCCTCGACGAGGCCGGCCTGCGGGAGTGA
- the truD gene encoding tRNA pseudouridine(13) synthase TruD, with protein sequence MRDAQPVERAVGMDYYVSDADGVGGRLRAEPADFRVTEIEAFDPEPIDADPGAYPHVLLRATLSGWDTNDFASALSDGLGASRERISWAGTKDKRAVTTQLFSVADADPDEVAAVEVGDADIEVLGRTGRRIYFGDLAGNAFEVTVRDPDRPDAVAAITADLVAFAGSAGDDSAPGDGPVTVAVPNYFGQQRFGSQRPVTHEVGLAVVSEDWRDAVLAYVGGPSEREPEETQAARERVDEVAERGGDWADALDEMPRYLGYERAMLHELVDRDASEPDDFRAALETMPTNLQQLLVNAAQSYVFNRILSERLERGLPFDRPVAGDVVCFTDSDAPPEITVPDTDRLQRVDADRVETVTRHCERGRAFVTAPLVGTETELGDGEPGEIERDVLDEVGIEPGDFDLPGEFHSTGTRRAVLVRTDLTVEREPLTFAFSLPKGSYATVLLREYLKVDPAELG encoded by the coding sequence ATGCGGGACGCCCAGCCGGTCGAGCGCGCCGTCGGGATGGACTACTACGTGAGCGACGCGGACGGCGTCGGCGGCCGTCTGCGCGCCGAGCCGGCGGACTTCCGGGTCACCGAGATCGAAGCGTTCGATCCCGAGCCGATCGACGCCGACCCCGGCGCGTATCCCCACGTCCTCCTGCGCGCGACCCTCTCGGGGTGGGACACCAACGACTTCGCGAGCGCGCTGTCGGACGGCCTCGGCGCCAGCCGCGAACGAATCTCCTGGGCGGGCACGAAGGACAAGCGGGCCGTGACGACCCAGTTGTTCTCCGTCGCCGACGCCGATCCCGACGAAGTCGCGGCCGTCGAGGTCGGCGACGCGGACATCGAGGTGCTGGGTCGAACCGGCCGCCGTATCTACTTCGGCGACCTGGCGGGCAACGCCTTCGAGGTGACCGTCCGCGACCCCGACCGCCCCGACGCCGTCGCGGCGATCACCGCCGACCTCGTTGCGTTCGCCGGGTCGGCTGGCGACGATAGCGCGCCGGGAGACGGTCCCGTCACCGTCGCGGTCCCCAACTACTTCGGCCAGCAGCGCTTCGGCAGCCAGCGTCCCGTCACCCACGAGGTCGGTCTGGCCGTCGTCAGCGAGGACTGGCGCGACGCGGTTCTCGCCTACGTGGGCGGCCCCTCCGAGCGCGAACCCGAGGAGACGCAGGCGGCGCGCGAACGCGTCGACGAGGTCGCCGAGCGCGGCGGTGACTGGGCGGACGCCCTGGACGAGATGCCCCGATACCTCGGGTACGAACGGGCGATGCTGCACGAACTGGTCGACCGCGACGCGTCCGAGCCAGACGACTTCCGTGCGGCCCTGGAGACCATGCCGACCAACCTCCAGCAGTTGCTGGTCAACGCCGCCCAGTCGTACGTCTTCAATCGGATCCTCTCAGAGCGGCTGGAGCGCGGCCTTCCTTTCGATCGGCCCGTCGCGGGCGACGTGGTCTGTTTCACGGACAGCGACGCGCCGCCGGAGATCACCGTCCCCGACACCGACCGGCTCCAGCGTGTCGACGCCGACAGGGTGGAGACGGTGACCCGCCACTGCGAGCGCGGGCGGGCGTTCGTCACCGCACCGCTCGTCGGCACGGAGACCGAACTGGGGGACGGCGAGCCCGGCGAGATCGAACGCGACGTGCTCGACGAGGTCGGGATCGAACCCGGTGACTTCGACCTGCCCGGGGAGTTCCACTCGACGGGGACGCGGCGCGCGGTGCTTGTGCGAACCGACCTGACGGTCGAGCGCGAGCCGCTGACCTTCGCCTTCTCGCTGCCGAAGGGGAGCTACGCGACGGTCCTGCTCCGGGAGTACCTGAAGGTCGATCCCGCCGAACTGGGGTGA
- a CDS encoding phosphoribosyltransferase, producing MFANRTAAGERLGERLAAEGVATDLVLAIPRGGLPLGRAVADALDAPLDVVVAKKIGAPGNAEFAIGAVASDGSTWYNEDAIDRLGVSGAYIRDAWANTTVAARQKAIAYRQGETLGDLTGQTVVVVDDGVATGATARACLRQVREAGAAEVIFAVPVGPPDTVDALAAEADRVICLERPRNFQAVGRHYRDFSQVPDEEAMTYLDTGEQRA from the coding sequence ATGTTCGCGAACAGAACCGCGGCGGGCGAGCGCCTCGGGGAGCGACTCGCCGCGGAGGGCGTCGCCACCGACCTCGTCCTGGCGATTCCGCGCGGGGGACTGCCCCTTGGCCGTGCGGTCGCGGACGCGCTCGACGCCCCGCTCGACGTCGTCGTGGCCAAGAAAATCGGCGCCCCGGGCAACGCGGAGTTCGCGATCGGCGCCGTCGCCAGCGACGGGAGCACCTGGTACAACGAGGACGCTATCGACCGTCTCGGGGTGAGCGGAGCGTACATCCGCGATGCGTGGGCGAACACGACCGTCGCCGCCCGCCAGAAGGCCATCGCGTACCGTCAGGGCGAGACGCTCGGTGATCTCACGGGACAGACGGTCGTGGTGGTCGACGACGGCGTCGCGACCGGCGCGACGGCCCGGGCCTGCCTCCGACAGGTCCGCGAGGCCGGGGCGGCCGAGGTGATCTTCGCGGTCCCGGTCGGCCCCCCGGATACCGTCGACGCCCTCGCGGCGGAGGCTGACCGGGTGATCTGCCTCGAACGTCCGCGGAACTTCCAAGCTGTCGGCCGTCACTACCGCGATTTCTCGCAGGTCCCCGACGAGGAGGCGATGACCTACCTCGACACCGGGGAACAGCGGGCCTGA
- the pth2 gene encoding peptidyl-tRNA hydrolase Pth2, whose amino-acid sequence MKQAIVARTDVGMGQGKLAAQVAHASLSAYEDTPDRTRKEWKGGGQKKVVLKGESEQQLFELADKAEREGLPNAIVRDAGHTQLEPGTVTALAVGPGNEDAVDRVTGELSLF is encoded by the coding sequence ATGAAACAGGCGATCGTCGCGCGCACCGACGTCGGAATGGGACAGGGAAAACTCGCCGCGCAGGTGGCCCACGCCTCCCTCTCGGCGTACGAGGACACGCCGGACCGGACCCGCAAGGAGTGGAAAGGCGGCGGCCAGAAGAAGGTCGTCCTGAAAGGAGAGAGCGAACAGCAGCTGTTCGAGCTGGCCGACAAAGCCGAACGCGAGGGGCTGCCCAACGCCATCGTCCGGGACGCGGGGCACACTCAGCTGGAACCCGGTACGGTCACGGCGCTGGCGGTCGGCCCCGGGAACGAGGACGCCGTCGACCGCGTGACCGGCGAACTGTCCCTGTTCTGA
- the dcd gene encoding dCTP deaminase: protein MILSDADILARLAEGDLVIEPLEDVDLQVQPASVDLRLGREFLEFQHANIPCIHPNSEQEVAEYVDETHVDEGQEFILHPGDFVLGTTIERVEIPADLIAHVEGRSSLGRLAIVVHATAGLCDPGYEGQITLELSNLGTAPVALTPGMRISQLTFTELKTPADRPYGEERGSKYQGQSGPQASKIQGDHEFGGDQV, encoded by the coding sequence ATGATCCTCTCGGACGCGGACATCCTCGCCCGGCTCGCCGAGGGCGACCTCGTGATCGAGCCGCTCGAAGACGTGGATCTCCAGGTCCAGCCCGCGAGCGTCGACCTGCGGCTGGGTCGGGAGTTCCTGGAGTTCCAGCACGCGAACATCCCCTGCATCCACCCCAACAGCGAGCAGGAGGTCGCCGAGTACGTCGACGAGACCCACGTCGACGAGGGCCAGGAGTTCATCCTCCACCCCGGTGACTTCGTGCTCGGGACGACCATCGAGCGCGTCGAGATCCCGGCGGACCTGATCGCCCACGTCGAAGGTCGCTCGTCGCTCGGCCGCCTCGCGATCGTCGTCCACGCGACCGCCGGGCTCTGTGACCCGGGATACGAGGGCCAGATCACGCTCGAGCTCTCGAACCTCGGGACGGCCCCGGTCGCGCTGACCCCCGGCATGCGCATCTCGCAGTTGACCTTCACGGAGCTGAAGACACCGGCCGACCGGCCATACGGGGAAGAGCGCGGCTCGAAGTATCAGGGGCAGTCGGGGCCGCAGGCGTCGAAGATTCAGGGGGATCACGAGTTCGGAGGCGACCAGGTCTAA
- a CDS encoding S8 family serine peptidase: MVATHRWSVVVGVVLFAGLLAGAAGAAPVASVSVLDGGDAASGDGNETQLEDENGTAATDSNSSAHPRINGDLLSDRGGSPATATGPVARESGDETVVEATVVAQDGGAEGAAAAVRTAGGRLDSGYENELQVRLPVAALEQVADDASVRVIRPPTPVEPTSVAGLSSMNAVSVHEAGYDGTNATVAIVDTGGYDLDNPEFGDQVVETRDFSGDGIEGGAGSHGTKTAELAARTAPGADVVLVRIRTGTDLKRAVDWLGSSTDANVVSMSLAWANTAGPLDGTDDIDRKIGEFVADGGVWVTSSGNYANGRHWNGSWRDADGDGVLDVDGGESVGVQPPGSGSATVFVSWTDWDARDQDYDVELVDEGGTVLDRSTNTQDGSTFGPWERVTVSASDSNPRLRIVHQSGETDAEFNVFTFGGARFDPSEARQSLLIPAASPDVLSVGAVHDDSLSLAGYSSQGPTVDGRLKPEVVAPDGVSTDAGCCFYGTSAAAPHAAGVAALALGANASLTPAAVESAMLGTSTAISGTEPSVATGWGLVNATGAVGAVEGTAPEIGNATVTAPSDGWLGVGDELEVAAPVTDDIGVESVDVDAAALGAGTVSLTDDDGNGTYDATIAVGESATTGSTALTVTATDRAGNTDANETGEVQVDAAAPTSAGVTATDATDGDGIVGDGDAVAIGATVADEHSGLATVTANASAFGAGTVALTDGNGDGTYDATVAVVGDGARTDGDYDVPVRATDAAGNDRITTTGTLSLDTPPRITNVSVTNPDGRVLELGLDASESLASITASVDGPESTTLTEANFTATDGRYVVTWTPGSDGEYTGTLDAAVDDAGKDGASGESETVVVDTTPPELSAPTLADAADDDGTVGDGDALAIGATVSDAIAGVGTVTANATAFGAGTVTLTDGDADGTYDATVAVDGPNATTDGDYGVEIAATDAAGNRGTAETPTVALDTAPRISNFTVENPTGQRVAVGFDTSEPLSSITATVDGPAKTTLTADDFSATDGRYAATWDAEADGTYTATLDAAVDESGNDGASAQSGRIVVDTTAPVLGDLRLDGGPVGDGDPLTVAVNVTDATSGVAAVRANASAFGGGTVTLTDPDGDGTYGATLTVDERDAAADGPHAVQITATDAAGNEAEDTTPTVTLDTAPPSLSVAARSLDVNGTLGNGDRLAITATATDALSGVATVRADASALGAGTVTLTDADGDGTANATVTVGAQSRAADGNHAIPVIATDDAGNEGRATTDAVAVDTPPSITSFSLSALSNQRVSVTVESTESLDALGVDLDGAISTALTIESFDRSGSGPYTYRAVRRVGADGQVRATVTTATDDTGTDGTTGESATVTIDQVETRSGGGGSGGGGGGSGGGSSGGSGGDTAPAPPSADVSVLPTSPSSQRATVSRANPGQTVEVSFAVADSGERFRLNELALTAAATDYELEVAATAAAPDGAPALDAPVGFLTVSHTVSDADVSDATFRFGVDAETLADRGTDPESVTLLRQTGGTWSERPTSHVGTASGMHRFEATAPGLSVFAVATDAAANLSVTNATVNRSTAARADPVGVSVTVANDGPVTGSRTVAVTANGTELANETVRVPGGESRTITLPVEFERTGTYALAVDGTAAGTVGVSVPVDAHDSTTATDSTSATPTETETTPTSENDEETVATDGEQPASTAGDGPGFSPIAALFAIAVAGLALARRQF; the protein is encoded by the coding sequence ATGGTCGCAACTCATCGGTGGTCGGTCGTCGTCGGCGTCGTACTGTTCGCCGGACTCCTCGCGGGCGCGGCGGGAGCCGCGCCGGTCGCCAGCGTCTCAGTGCTCGACGGCGGCGACGCTGCGTCCGGTGACGGGAACGAGACGCAACTGGAAGACGAGAACGGGACGGCCGCGACCGATTCGAACTCGTCCGCCCACCCCCGGATCAACGGCGATCTGCTCTCCGATCGCGGCGGCTCACCGGCGACCGCGACCGGTCCCGTCGCTCGCGAATCGGGCGACGAGACGGTCGTCGAGGCGACGGTCGTCGCCCAAGACGGCGGTGCCGAGGGTGCGGCCGCTGCCGTCAGGACGGCCGGTGGCCGCCTCGACTCCGGGTACGAGAACGAACTCCAGGTCAGACTCCCGGTGGCGGCACTGGAACAGGTCGCGGACGACGCGTCGGTCCGGGTGATCCGGCCGCCGACGCCGGTCGAGCCGACGAGCGTGGCGGGGCTGTCGTCGATGAACGCCGTCTCGGTCCACGAGGCGGGCTACGACGGGACGAACGCCACCGTCGCGATCGTCGACACCGGCGGCTACGACCTCGACAACCCCGAATTCGGCGACCAGGTCGTCGAGACCCGGGACTTCTCGGGCGACGGAATCGAGGGCGGCGCGGGCTCGCACGGGACGAAGACGGCCGAACTGGCCGCTCGCACGGCCCCGGGTGCGGACGTGGTGCTGGTCCGCATTCGGACAGGGACGGACCTGAAACGCGCCGTCGACTGGCTGGGGTCGTCGACCGACGCGAACGTGGTGTCGATGTCGCTGGCGTGGGCCAACACGGCCGGCCCGCTCGACGGGACCGACGACATCGACCGGAAGATCGGCGAGTTCGTCGCCGACGGCGGCGTCTGGGTCACCTCGTCGGGCAACTACGCCAACGGCCGCCACTGGAACGGCTCCTGGCGCGACGCGGACGGCGACGGCGTCCTCGACGTCGACGGGGGAGAGTCCGTGGGAGTCCAGCCGCCGGGCAGTGGGTCGGCGACGGTCTTCGTCAGCTGGACCGACTGGGACGCGCGCGACCAGGACTACGACGTGGAACTCGTCGACGAGGGCGGCACCGTCCTCGACCGGTCGACGAACACCCAGGACGGCTCGACGTTCGGTCCCTGGGAGCGGGTCACCGTGAGCGCGAGCGATTCGAATCCGCGACTCCGGATCGTCCACCAGTCGGGCGAGACCGATGCTGAGTTCAACGTCTTCACCTTCGGCGGCGCGCGATTCGACCCGAGTGAAGCCCGCCAGAGCCTGCTCATCCCGGCGGCCAGCCCGGACGTGCTCTCGGTCGGCGCGGTCCACGACGACTCCCTCTCCCTCGCGGGGTACTCCTCGCAGGGGCCGACGGTGGACGGCCGCCTGAAGCCCGAGGTGGTCGCGCCCGACGGCGTCTCGACCGACGCCGGCTGCTGTTTCTACGGCACCTCCGCCGCCGCACCGCACGCCGCCGGCGTCGCCGCGCTGGCGCTCGGGGCCAACGCCAGCCTGACGCCCGCGGCGGTCGAATCCGCCATGCTGGGAACGTCGACGGCCATCAGCGGGACCGAACCGTCCGTCGCGACCGGCTGGGGGCTGGTGAACGCCACTGGCGCGGTCGGTGCCGTCGAGGGCACCGCCCCCGAAATTGGGAACGCGACCGTCACGGCCCCCTCCGACGGCTGGCTCGGCGTCGGCGACGAACTCGAGGTCGCGGCCCCGGTCACGGACGACATCGGTGTCGAGTCCGTCGACGTGGACGCTGCCGCACTCGGTGCCGGCACCGTCTCCCTCACGGACGACGACGGGAACGGAACGTACGACGCCACCATCGCGGTCGGCGAGAGCGCGACCACCGGTTCGACCGCACTGACGGTCACTGCGACCGACCGGGCAGGCAACACCGACGCGAACGAGACCGGCGAGGTGCAGGTTGACGCCGCGGCACCGACCTCCGCAGGCGTCACCGCGACGGACGCGACCGACGGGGACGGCATCGTCGGCGACGGCGACGCAGTCGCGATCGGAGCCACGGTGGCGGACGAACACTCGGGGCTCGCGACAGTGACGGCGAACGCGTCGGCGTTCGGGGCCGGAACCGTCGCCCTCACGGACGGGAACGGCGACGGGACCTACGACGCGACAGTCGCCGTCGTCGGCGACGGGGCACGGACCGACGGTGACTACGACGTGCCCGTCAGGGCCACCGATGCCGCCGGGAACGACCGGATCACGACGACTGGAACGCTCTCCCTCGACACGCCGCCCCGGATCACGAACGTCTCGGTGACCAATCCCGACGGCCGGGTCCTCGAACTCGGCCTGGACGCCTCCGAGTCGCTCGCCTCGATCACCGCGAGCGTCGACGGACCGGAATCGACGACGCTGACCGAGGCGAACTTCACTGCCACGGACGGGCGCTACGTAGTGACCTGGACTCCCGGCAGTGACGGGGAGTACACCGGGACGCTCGACGCGGCGGTCGACGACGCGGGCAAGGACGGAGCCAGCGGCGAGTCGGAGACAGTCGTCGTCGACACAACCCCGCCCGAGCTGTCGGCCCCGACTCTCGCGGACGCCGCGGACGACGACGGGACCGTGGGCGACGGCGACGCCCTCGCGATCGGTGCGACCGTCTCGGACGCCATCGCGGGCGTCGGGACCGTCACGGCGAACGCCACGGCGTTCGGCGCGGGGACGGTGACGTTGACCGACGGCGACGCGGACGGGACCTACGACGCCACTGTCGCCGTCGACGGCCCCAACGCAACGACTGACGGCGACTACGGCGTCGAGATCGCGGCGACCGACGCGGCCGGAAACCGGGGGACGGCGGAGACGCCCACGGTCGCGCTGGACACGGCGCCGAGGATCTCGAACTTCACGGTGGAGAACCCGACCGGACAGCGCGTCGCGGTCGGCTTCGACACGTCGGAGCCCCTTTCCTCGATCACGGCGACCGTCGATGGCCCTGCGAAGACGACGCTGACCGCGGACGACTTCTCGGCCACCGACGGGCGCTACGCGGCCACCTGGGACGCCGAGGCCGACGGGACGTACACGGCGACGCTCGACGCCGCGGTCGACGAATCGGGTAACGACGGCGCGAGCGCGCAGTCGGGACGGATCGTCGTGGATACGACCGCCCCCGTGCTGGGCGATCTGCGACTCGACGGCGGGCCGGTCGGAGACGGCGACCCGCTCACCGTCGCGGTGAACGTGACCGACGCGACGTCAGGCGTGGCCGCGGTGCGTGCGAACGCCTCGGCGTTCGGCGGTGGGACGGTCACCCTGACCGATCCCGACGGCGACGGCACCTACGGGGCGACCCTGACCGTCGACGAGCGCGACGCGGCCGCCGACGGCCCGCACGCGGTGCAGATCACGGCGACCGACGCGGCCGGTAACGAAGCCGAGGACACGACTCCGACGGTCACGCTCGACACCGCGCCGCCCTCGCTCTCCGTAGCGGCCCGATCCCTCGACGTGAACGGCACGCTCGGAAACGGCGACCGGCTGGCGATCACCGCCACCGCGACGGACGCCCTGAGCGGCGTCGCGACCGTTCGCGCCGACGCGTCCGCTCTCGGGGCCGGGACCGTCACGCTCACCGACGCCGACGGCGACGGCACGGCGAACGCGACCGTGACCGTCGGCGCGCAGAGCCGGGCGGCGGACGGCAACCACGCGATCCCCGTAATCGCAACGGACGACGCGGGCAACGAGGGTCGGGCGACGACGGACGCCGTCGCCGTGGACACCCCGCCGTCCATCACGTCGTTCTCGCTGTCAGCGCTGTCGAACCAGCGCGTCTCGGTCACCGTCGAGTCCACCGAATCGCTCGATGCGCTCGGGGTCGATCTCGACGGCGCGATCTCGACGGCGCTGACCATCGAGTCCTTCGACCGGTCCGGGTCGGGACCCTACACGTACCGCGCGGTGCGGAGAGTCGGGGCCGACGGCCAGGTCCGCGCGACGGTGACGACGGCGACCGACGACACCGGAACGGACGGCACAACTGGCGAGTCGGCGACGGTCACCATCGATCAGGTCGAGACCCGTAGCGGTGGCGGCGGATCCGGTGGTGGCGGTGGCGGCTCCGGCGGCGGAAGTTCCGGCGGGTCGGGCGGCGACACCGCGCCCGCCCCGCCGTCGGCGGACGTCTCCGTCCTCCCGACGAGCCCCAGCAGCCAGCGGGCCACCGTCTCGCGCGCCAACCCCGGCCAGACCGTCGAGGTCTCGTTCGCCGTCGCCGACTCGGGCGAGCGGTTCCGTCTGAACGAACTGGCGCTGACCGCGGCGGCCACGGACTACGAACTCGAAGTGGCCGCGACGGCGGCCGCGCCCGACGGTGCCCCGGCACTCGACGCGCCGGTCGGCTTCCTCACGGTCTCGCACACCGTCTCCGACGCGGACGTCTCCGATGCGACCTTCCGGTTCGGCGTCGACGCCGAGACGCTCGCAGATCGGGGCACCGATCCCGAATCGGTCACGCTGCTTCGTCAGACCGGCGGGACGTGGTCGGAACGGCCGACCAGTCACGTGGGCACCGCGAGCGGGATGCACCGCTTCGAGGCGACCGCGCCCGGGCTCTCGGTCTTCGCCGTCGCGACGGACGCGGCCGCGAACCTCTCGGTGACGAACGCAACCGTGAACCGCTCGACCGCCGCGCGGGCCGACCCGGTCGGCGTGTCCGTCACGGTCGCGAACGACGGCCCCGTGACCGGGTCGCGAACGGTCGCGGTCACCGCCAACGGAACCGAACTGGCGAACGAGACCGTGCGCGTCCCCGGCGGCGAGTCCCGAACGATCACGCTCCCCGTCGAGTTCGAGCGAACGGGGACCTATGCGCTCGCGGTCGACGGGACCGCCGCTGGCACGGTCGGCGTGTCCGTCCCGGTCGACGCACACGACTCGACGACGGCGACCGATTCGACGTCGGCCACCCCGACCGAGACAGAGACAACTCCCACCAGCGAAAACGACGAGGAGACCGTCGCGACCGACGGTGAGCAGCCCGCGAGCACGGCCGGCGACGGCCCCGGCTTCTCGCCGATCGCCGCGCTCTTCGCGATCGCCGTCGCGGGGCTGGCACTTGCGCGACGGCAGTTCTAA
- a CDS encoding thiamine-phosphate synthase family protein: MRFIEEVVVEEFLPTFRSMLAEALRERGLTQSEVAELLGISQSAVSKYVHGEVARNERLLTDERLVDLVERLGHGLTEGEMSPVQALVETEVVIRQLEQGDVLAQLHQEAVPELASYGGAFEVHDPDSDVRVAEQALASVRRGLTVVENTADFARYIPAVGTNLVEALPDAGGIEDVVAVPGRIIELKGRPEVPAEPEFGVSEYVASVLLTAREHGSDARAAVNVRYDPTLLDALEAAGHSAIEFDAEKGIESAIPAALEREPDADVLYQTGGFGIEPVIYVLGPDAPTVAERLRDAL; this comes from the coding sequence ATGAGATTCATCGAGGAGGTGGTGGTCGAAGAGTTCCTGCCGACGTTCCGGTCGATGCTGGCCGAGGCGCTGCGGGAGCGCGGGCTGACCCAGAGCGAGGTAGCCGAACTCCTCGGGATCAGCCAGAGCGCGGTCTCGAAGTACGTCCACGGCGAGGTCGCGCGAAACGAGCGGCTGCTGACCGACGAGCGACTGGTGGACCTCGTCGAGCGGCTGGGCCACGGGCTGACCGAGGGCGAGATGAGCCCCGTCCAGGCGCTGGTCGAGACGGAGGTGGTCATCCGCCAGCTCGAACAGGGGGACGTGCTGGCCCAGCTCCACCAGGAAGCGGTGCCGGAACTCGCGTCCTACGGCGGCGCCTTCGAGGTCCACGACCCCGACAGCGACGTCCGGGTGGCCGAGCAGGCGCTGGCCTCGGTCCGGCGTGGGCTCACCGTGGTCGAGAACACCGCCGACTTCGCCCGGTACATCCCCGCGGTCGGGACGAACCTCGTCGAAGCGCTGCCTGACGCCGGCGGCATCGAGGACGTGGTCGCGGTCCCCGGCCGGATCATCGAGCTGAAGGGCCGGCCGGAGGTCCCCGCCGAACCCGAGTTCGGCGTCAGCGAGTACGTCGCGAGCGTGCTGCTGACCGCCCGCGAACACGGCAGCGACGCGCGCGCGGCCGTCAACGTCCGATACGACCCCACGCTGCTCGACGCACTCGAAGCCGCCGGGCACAGTGCGATCGAGTTCGACGCCGAGAAAGGGATCGAATCGGCCATTCCCGCCGCGCTCGAACGCGAGCCCGACGCCGACGTGCTCTACCAGACCGGCGGATTCGGGATCGAGCCCGTCATCTACGTCCTCGGCCCGGACGCGCCGACGGTCGCCGAGCGGCTGCGGGACGCCCTCTGA